The Desulfobotulus pelophilus sequence ATTGATATCGACTTCACCAATTTCATCCATAAAAAGGCTGCCGCCGCAGACAAGATCAAGGTAGCCCTTTCTATCGGCTACGGCACCGGTGAAAGCACCTTTTTTATGCCCAAAAAACTCACTTTCCATAAGACCGGCGGGAATGGCACCACAGTTTACGGGAATAAATGGGTGCTTACTCCGGTCGCTGAGATCATGAATCGCTCTGGCAACCAGTTCTTTTCCCGTTCCGGATTCTCCATAGATAATCACATGGGCGCTGGAAGCTGCTGCTTTAAGGATACTGTCATAAACAGCCTGCATAACAGGACTTTTACCGATAATGTTATGAAAACCATAGCGATCCCGGATGCTGGAGCGAAGCCTCAGGTTTTCCTTGCGGAGATCGGATTCCCGCTGACGCAGGTTCTCTTCTATCCGTTTTCTGTCTGAGATGTCCCGAACAATGACAAGAATTTCGTCTTCCACAAAAACAACAATGCGGGCCTCATAATACATGCGCCCTCCCCGTGCATCAAAGGGGAACTCAAATATCTGCATTTCCCGGGTAGACAAAGCCCGCTGTATGGCCTGCATGCAGGCTCCGATAATCATTTCAGGGAAAAGATCCTGAATATTTTTCCCTTCCAGAGTACAGATTCTGTTGGCACACCTCTGATCTTCAAAGGGCTTGTAGTTGAGGCAAAACCCGTCTGGTGCCAGATGCAGCATCATATCCGGAACAGCATTCAGAAGGGCCCGCGTTTTAGCCTCGCTCTGGCTGAGTGCCTTTTCCGCCATCATCCGGCGCTGGATGTTATGAAAAAATGTAAGGCTGGCTCTCTGGCCTTTCCAGTTGATTTCTATGGCATGAATTTCAAACCAGTTGGCTTCACCTGATTTGGTTATCAGCCGGAAAGGATACACATCCGGAACCGGTTCATAGTCCATACGCTGGGCATAGCGCAGCTCTACCATCGGGAGATCTTCCGGATGAACAAATTCCCGGAAATGATGATCCACCAGCTCATCATGGGTGTAGCCCATGATTCGAACGCCAATGGCATTTACATAGCGCAGAAATCCATCCTGAAGCACAATAATGGCATCGGTGGTATTTTCAAAAATCAGCCTGTCATCCGGATGGATACGGCTTGCAACGGTCATGCTGTTATTGTTCGATAGCACGCGCCACCTTCTCCCTCAAAATGATAAAAGGGCTTTTCAGGAGATTGACAAACGGAACCGAAAAGCCTATATAGCCTTGGATTTCTTCACCATGCCTGGGTGGCGGAAATGGTAGACGCAAGGGACTTAAAATCCCTCGGTCCAAGGGCTGTGCGGGTTCGATTCCCGCCCCAGGCACCATATTATAAGACAAGCCGCCTTTTGGCGGCTTTTTTTGATCCATACCCTGCCAGCAAATCAATGTTCCCTTCTCCCGAACTAAAACGGATCAAAACAGCAAAAAAAGTCTTATTAAGCAATAATTCCTACACCGAAACAGCCATTTAATCAACCAGCACCCATTAAAAACCGAAACCTGACGGACAATCCCGCATGGAATGAAACGGGCAGTCCGTGAAGTGGCAGGTAGGGCTCAACGTAAAAAAGGCAGACAGAACTTTTTATTCCGCACAGGGAAGCCTCAGGCTTATCGGATACTATCCGAAAGGATTTCGCCAGAAGCATACTCACTTTTTAGCAGAACCTACTTCCTCACAATTTACACTGTACCAGTCCGAAATGCGAACCCATTGCTTTCGCCGTTCTTCTGACTGACGTCTTTCCCCTCCCATTCTCCTTTCGGGGTTGTCATGAATGAAGTAGGTCAGATCATGGCTTTCTCTGCGGTCCTGAGGACTTCGCCTGTCACTGGGTTGTCTTGATTGTGTGGAACGACAGAATAATGAATTGAATTTCATAATAAGACTCCTTTCCACTGATACAGAAGAAACCGACAATGCTGGGGTAGTGCCGGAAAAACAGCTTCATGCAAAACAAATGCGGGTAGATCCGAAGAATACTCGCCTATGTAACTCCCTTTATCAGATGATAACAATATTCCTGGAAAAAGGAAGGATCGAAAAAAAATTATGCGTCGGCAGAAATTTTTCTGCATAAAAAAAGGCAAGTCCTGAACCCGTAGGGCTCTACCCTTGCCTTTTATCAATAAGACCGTTTACCATTCAAAAGATCAGGCACCTTAGATCTTTTGAACAGATCTGAAAGAATCATTCCTTTGCAGGGAAGCTTCGTACATATCAGCGCATACGTTTATTTCTTTTATGGGTATCGATGAACATGCGGATTCTTGCGTAAGGAGCAAAACGCTGATCATCCGTTCGGATATGATTCAAAAACCACTCTCCAAGATAGGCCAGGCTTTCTGCTTTGACATTTTCAGGCGAATCTGCCAAGGCCCTGCGTATATTCAGGGTTTTTCTGATAAACAGCTTATGCAGTTTCCGGTGATCCACCAGTTCAGGATAGCCCTGCTGCTGCATAATCTTTTCTTCTAGTGCAAAATGGATGCGAAGCCCTTCTCCCAGCTCATTGATGAGATCAAAAAGAACTCTGGGCTCCGCTTTTTCCATATGCTTTACGTAAATTTTATTGATATGTTCCACAATTTTTCTTTTTTGCTCATCAATATTCTGAACACGTACGTTCAGACTGTCATCCCAGATCATCTGTTCCATGATATCTCCTGAAAAGTCTAAACCGATAAACTACTTACCGGATTTTCTGCATACGGTTGCACTTACGCCCGGACTGAACAACTTCACCATTTCGGACAATACCTGCCCTGATGTCATTCGGGCAGAAACCTGTTTCATGCAGGCAAAGGTCTGCGTGATCCAAAAAAGCCGGGCTTACTGAAGTATGCCTATCCATATTCCTTATTATCACCGGCAGCACTGTCAGGCAAGGACAACAGCTCCTGCCCTTCCTTCAGGCGCATGGCTACCAGAATATGGATTCTGGTTCCGGCACCGGGAGAAGACTGGATCTTCATTTTACCTCCCAACAGGGCTACCCTTTCCTCCATACTCCTGAGTCCCATACGTTTTTCCCTTGCAGCCTCTCCCATACGTTCATCGGGCAGAAACCCCATGCCATCATCTTCTATACGGAGAATAATATGGGGATGGGAAGCTACAAGCCGCACAGTGACACGATGGGCACGGGCATGTTTCCGAACATTGCTCAAAGCCTCCTGCAACAGTCTGTAGAGATTGATTTCCGTATCAAAATTAAGATCCAGCGCATCCAGACCTGCCGAAGAAAAATCCACCACAATGCCATATTTACTGCTGACATCTTCGCAATAGACAAAAAGAGTACGGACAAGTCCGAGGGCATCCAGAGTGGGAGGCCGCAGATCATAGGCAAGATCCCGTACCGCCTGTATGGAGTTACCCAGAGTCCGGTTTAGTATATCAGCTTTCACACGAAGTGTATGGGGCACATCTTCCCATGTATCAAAAAGATTCTGGGACATAATTTTAAGGGTGGCAAGATCCTGGGCAATATGGTCATGGAGATCCCTGGCTATTTTTTGCCGTTCATTTTCCTGTGCCCGGATCAATTCCTGGGTCAGAATTTTGATCCTGTTTTCCGCCGACTTGAGCCGGGTAATATCTCTGCCTGTACACAAGACACTGGCTACCGTTCCTTCACTGGACCACTCAGGAATAAGACGCCAGTCATATACCCTGCCACCCTGAGGATTGGGGCAGGTAAAGGTAAAATCACGGGCAACCCCTCCTTCAAACACAAGGGGTAACTGTTTGCCCATGAGCTGGCAGAGACCTTCTTCAAACTGAACCTCATGCAAACCTTTTCCCCTAATTTCCCGGGGAACCAGGCCAGAAATACGATTCACAGCGCTGTTGGCAAAAACAAGGGTAAGATCATTGGCAAAACGAATGATAATATCCGTGGAGTTTTCCGTGAGAGCCCGGAAGGTTTCCTCTCTTTTAAGCAGCTCGGCTTCCACCCGTTTACGGTCTTCTATTTCCCGTAAAAGTTTCTGGTTGGTTCGCAGCAGCTCTTCCGTACGCTCTGCCACCCGCTCTTCCAGTTCATCCCGGGATCTGCGCAGGGCATCTTCCACCCGTTTCCTGTCACTGATATCCCGCATGGAGCCAATGATTCGCAAAGGATGGCCGTCTTCATCATGAACCTGTTCAGCATTCACGGAAAACTCACGTATTCTCCCATCCCTGTCTTTCAACTGCAGCTCAACATCCTTAATCAGCCCCTGCTCCTTCACCTGCCGGAACAATCCGCTGCGGACCTCTTCCGGATTCTGACAATACGAAAAAAAAAGATTTCCTATCAGCTCGTCCCGTTGAAAGAGTGACGCTCTTTCAATGGCAGGGCTTATTTCCAGCAGCTTGCCGTCCAGGTCCGTTTCATAATAAACATCCTGAATATTTTCAAAGATCCCCCGGTACTTCTGCTCGCTTTCTTCCAGAAGTCTGGCCGCTTTGCGCCACTGGGTTACATCCCGCATGGTACCATAAATCCGTACGGGATTTCCGTGCTGGTCGCTTTCAAGTATGCAGTTCAGTGAGCCCGTATAAACACTACCCCAGCGGGTACAGAAATCCAGCTCAAAATCCCTCAGTTCCCCACAGGCCAGAAGCTGACGAACCATAATATCTTTTTGGGAAGGGTCTTTATAAAAACGATGTATTTTCTGGCCGATAAATTCTTCTCGGCTGTATCCCGTAAAGTTCACAATAGCCGGGCTTACCTCAACAACCGTTCCATCAAAACGGATTTCACAATAAATATCCCGGATATTATCGAAAATTTTATAATAACGGTTTTTATAAGCATCTAAGTCCCTGCGAGTATCCGCGAGCAGGCCTGCCAGCAGAATGTGGCTGCGGCTTCGGCGCAATGCATAGATTCCCACCATCAGAGCCAGAAGCGTTACAGGCCAGTCTTTCAGGAAAAAATTATCATACAGACCCTGAGCAGGCAAAAAACCCTCTATGAGACCCAGACTCAGAAAAAGCAGTATCAGTCCAAAGAGAATAAGGCCCAGAAGAACATCCCGCAGCACCGTCCAGACACCGGGGTACTGCCAGATGGGAATGGCGTGGTTTCTGTCCTGATCGGATTGCCGGTCCATGATCAGACAATTTCCACTTCTGAGGGCATCAGCACATCTTCACCCCGGCCATCACTGAACACGGGCATACGGATCCCCTTAGCACGCCAGCCCCTGTGGCGTATGGTACCTTGAAAAGGAGGATCGCCTGCCACCCTGCCAACCAGTTTAATACGGGATGGATCAAAACCTTTAGGAATGGTTACCCTGCTGCCCTCTTCATCCTCCATCACAACACCCAGATCCAGATAACGGGCCAGCACCTTGCGGGCGCCTTCATGCACTGGCCGAACGGCCGCACCAATCTGGTCGTCTTCATAGAGATCCAGATCTTCTGCAAAAAAATCCAGTAGTCTTGCTTCTTTCTGCAGAGCAGACATGAGGTAGAGAAAGGTTCGTTCATCTCTGGCTTTTTTCTGCCCAGCATCCTCCGCACGTTCCGCTTTTTGGGGACTCCCCGTTTTTACCGCACTGGCAGTTTTGGCAGATATGGATACGGAAGACTGGGCAGCCTGATTTCGTAATGCCAGCGTGCAAAGTCCCCGGAAAATAACCGCACAGATAACGCCAGCAAAGGCACCCGCGTGGGGCAGAACCGGCCTCAGGTCATCCAAATAGGAAGGTAACGGGTACCGTTCAGGGGGCAGCCAGGCGGCAAGCCAGCCGACAAGGGCACATACGGGAACAAAAAACAAAAGAGCCAGCCAGAAAATACGTCTTGCAGGTTTTACATACGGTTTCACAATCTCTCCTTACCCATAACCATAGGGGATCTGTCACAGAATGTCCGCTCAAAAAAGCAGGACCACCATGCACATCATTTTACCAACAGTATCTGTTCTGCACACCTCTCCCTACGGGAAACGGTTAAAACCAACATATATCTTTTTTCCTTCTTTACCACAGGAGAAGGCCAGTAACACAGTTTCTTTTCTTTCTTTATCATGGGGCAATGGTCAGAAACACAGTCTTTTCACCATCTCCCACCGGGTGCATTTGTAGTTGCCAGCAACCTGAACCTCCCCATGGCTGAAGCCAGGCGCTTGCCAGTGACTTCCGGTAAATGGTGCAATACCCTGTTCTTTTCCCTTTTGCTGTGGGCTGTTTTCTGTGGGAAAAACGATCTTTGCCAAATTCTGTCTCCGTGGTATAGAAGAATCAGGCACATCAAACTGATCTGTTTACCTGAAGGGCAAAGATCCATGGACGGCAACCGGCACCAGAAACCATTCATTAAAAGAGACCGTTTTGACTTTGAGGTAGGGTATCTGACCCAAAGCCCATGCCTTACATGCATATACAGGGAAACATTCCCTTCCTGTTTTCATGGCTGCCTTGTGCTGGATGCCGTACAGACCCGACTGGCTGAAGGCATTGAGCTGGGGCGGTGCGAAGAAAATGGGGAGTGCTGAACGGCAGGGCCAGCCCATTACCACAAAATTCAGTTTATGGCAGAATCGCAACCTTTAAAACTGTCTTGTGGGTTGTCAGCCACAGTTTTTGTAAATATTTTCATAACAAAAATTAGTTGCTGCCATAAAACCCTCCACCGCACCGCAATCAAATCGTCTCCCCTTAAATCTATAAGCAATGACACAACCCGTTGAAGCCTGATGGCGTAATGCATCCGTAAGCTGTATTTCTCCGTTTTTTCCTGGTTCTGTTTGTTCAAGAATGTCAAAAATATCTGGAGTGAGGATATAGCGGCCAATGATGGCCAGATTACCGGGGGCGGTTCCCAAATCAGGTTTTTCGACCATATCCTCAACCTTGACAATACGTTCACTTAAGGTTTTGCCAGAGATAATCCCGTATTTATGAGTTTCGCTTTCAGGTACTTCTTCTACAGCAACAATGGAACAGCGAAACTGACGGTAAAGACCAACCATCTGGCTCAATACCCCCTGCTCAGGAGCTATACAGAGATCATCGGCAAGTACTACAGCAAAGGGATTTTCTCCCACAAGAGAACGCCCCGTAAGGATTGCATGGCCAAGGCCTTTCATTTCCCTCTGCCGCACATAACTGAAATTTGCATGGTCCAGTATGAAGCGGATATCTGCCAGCAGTGCTTCCCTGTTGGTACCGGCTATCTGGTGCTCCAGTTCAAAATTCATATCAAAGTGATCCAATATGGCATTCTTACCGCGACCTGTTACCACGCACATGTCTGCTATACCTGCCTGCAAAGCTTCTTCCACCCCATATTCCATCAGGGGTTTGTTTACTATAGGCATCATTTCCTTGGGCATTGCTTTGGTTGCAGGCAGAAACCGTGTACCATAGCCGGCAGCAGGAAACAGACATTTATTGATCACGAGGCACTCCTCCACTTCCTGAGACACAATCCACTACCCCTTCATGGATATCTGGCTGCATGGCAGCTGAACAACTTTGATTCCATATAAAATCAACAATGTCACACTGCGGTTCATATCCTCCCACGCATTCCTTCAGTGTCTGTCGGAGAGATTCACAATTACATGTTTCCGGCGCTCCATGGGGGAAGCAGTAATGCATGGCTTCATGGATGCGCTCAATCCACCCGGAAAAGACCTGCCAGTTGTGACCATCCTCAAATGCCCGGAAAATTTTAGGATGGGATGTAGACTCCTTTCCCTGTGTATCAAGCAACAGTTCTTCATATAGTTTTTCACCGGACCGAAGTCCGGTAAAAACAATTTCGATATCACCGGATGGTTTTTCCTCGTCCCGTACGGTTCGTCCGGAAAGCAGTATCATCCTTCGGGCAAGGTTCAGAATGGATACAGGCTCACCCATATCCAGAAGAAAAACATCTCCCCCCCGTGCCATTGCACCCGCCTGTAACACCAGTTCCGATGCTTCCGGAATGGTCATAAAAAAGCGGGTAATACTGGGGTGAGTTACGGTTACCGGCCCCCCGGATTCGATCTGTTTCCGGAAAAGAGGTATCACAGAACCCGATGAGCCCAAAACATTTCCGAAGCGGACCATACTGAAACAGGTATTGTTAGTGAAACCTGCCGCCTCTTTTTCAGGCACAAGCAGGGGTTTTTGAAGGGTCTCTAAATGGCTCAGTGCCTGCAGGGCCATCTCG is a genomic window containing:
- a CDS encoding sigma 54-interacting transcriptional regulator, translating into MLSNNNSMTVASRIHPDDRLIFENTTDAIIVLQDGFLRYVNAIGVRIMGYTHDELVDHHFREFVHPEDLPMVELRYAQRMDYEPVPDVYPFRLITKSGEANWFEIHAIEINWKGQRASLTFFHNIQRRMMAEKALSQSEAKTRALLNAVPDMMLHLAPDGFCLNYKPFEDQRCANRICTLEGKNIQDLFPEMIIGACMQAIQRALSTREMQIFEFPFDARGGRMYYEARIVVFVEDEILVIVRDISDRKRIEENLRQRESDLRKENLRLRSSIRDRYGFHNIIGKSPVMQAVYDSILKAAASSAHVIIYGESGTGKELVARAIHDLSDRSKHPFIPVNCGAIPAGLMESEFFGHKKGAFTGAVADRKGYLDLVCGGSLFMDEIGEVDIN
- a CDS encoding bacteriohemerythrin; the encoded protein is MEQMIWDDSLNVRVQNIDEQKRKIVEHINKIYVKHMEKAEPRVLFDLINELGEGLRIHFALEEKIMQQQGYPELVDHRKLHKLFIRKTLNIRRALADSPENVKAESLAYLGEWFLNHIRTDDQRFAPYARIRMFIDTHKRNKRMR
- a CDS encoding sensor histidine kinase; the protein is MDRQSDQDRNHAIPIWQYPGVWTVLRDVLLGLILFGLILLFLSLGLIEGFLPAQGLYDNFFLKDWPVTLLALMVGIYALRRSRSHILLAGLLADTRRDLDAYKNRYYKIFDNIRDIYCEIRFDGTVVEVSPAIVNFTGYSREEFIGQKIHRFYKDPSQKDIMVRQLLACGELRDFELDFCTRWGSVYTGSLNCILESDQHGNPVRIYGTMRDVTQWRKAARLLEESEQKYRGIFENIQDVYYETDLDGKLLEISPAIERASLFQRDELIGNLFFSYCQNPEEVRSGLFRQVKEQGLIKDVELQLKDRDGRIREFSVNAEQVHDEDGHPLRIIGSMRDISDRKRVEDALRRSRDELEERVAERTEELLRTNQKLLREIEDRKRVEAELLKREETFRALTENSTDIIIRFANDLTLVFANSAVNRISGLVPREIRGKGLHEVQFEEGLCQLMGKQLPLVFEGGVARDFTFTCPNPQGGRVYDWRLIPEWSSEGTVASVLCTGRDITRLKSAENRIKILTQELIRAQENERQKIARDLHDHIAQDLATLKIMSQNLFDTWEDVPHTLRVKADILNRTLGNSIQAVRDLAYDLRPPTLDALGLVRTLFVYCEDVSSKYGIVVDFSSAGLDALDLNFDTEINLYRLLQEALSNVRKHARAHRVTVRLVASHPHIILRIEDDGMGFLPDERMGEAAREKRMGLRSMEERVALLGGKMKIQSSPGAGTRIHILVAMRLKEGQELLSLPDSAAGDNKEYG
- a CDS encoding DUF2760 domain-containing protein, whose product is MKPYVKPARRIFWLALLFFVPVCALVGWLAAWLPPERYPLPSYLDDLRPVLPHAGAFAGVICAVIFRGLCTLALRNQAAQSSVSISAKTASAVKTGSPQKAERAEDAGQKKARDERTFLYLMSALQKEARLLDFFAEDLDLYEDDQIGAAVRPVHEGARKVLARYLDLGVVMEDEEGSRVTIPKGFDPSRIKLVGRVAGDPPFQGTIRHRGWRAKGIRMPVFSDGRGEDVLMPSEVEIV
- the galU gene encoding UTP--glucose-1-phosphate uridylyltransferase GalU, whose translation is MINKCLFPAAGYGTRFLPATKAMPKEMMPIVNKPLMEYGVEEALQAGIADMCVVTGRGKNAILDHFDMNFELEHQIAGTNREALLADIRFILDHANFSYVRQREMKGLGHAILTGRSLVGENPFAVVLADDLCIAPEQGVLSQMVGLYRQFRCSIVAVEEVPESETHKYGIISGKTLSERIVKVEDMVEKPDLGTAPGNLAIIGRYILTPDIFDILEQTEPGKNGEIQLTDALRHQASTGCVIAYRFKGRRFDCGAVEGFMAATNFCYENIYKNCG